From Xyrauchen texanus isolate HMW12.3.18 chromosome 9, RBS_HiC_50CHRs, whole genome shotgun sequence, the proteins below share one genomic window:
- the LOC127649414 gene encoding gastrula zinc finger protein XlCGF8.2DB-like — protein sequence MKVKEESEELNEEEKQQYQKHDRFKTEEKYFSCSQTKKKRSQKKPQRTKTKKALACPHCGKSFTHKGNLKVHIRIHTGEKPFKCHECGKSFRWPCSLKNHLSFHTGEKSYSCDQCCKTFCSVSLLRTHRTIHPIEKPYLCSLCGNHFSQLHNLKQHQKKHTGVRDHVCSECGKAFYRASNLERHQRVHTGEKPYKCSYCEKRFSHSGALKSHERVHTGEKPHHCTSCGKSFITSAHLKKHERVHTGEKPFQCTSCGKNFTQSSCLLKHRKKHCPVLLAQ from the coding sequence atgaaagtgaaagaggaaagtgaGGAACTGAATGAAGAGGAGAAACAACAGTATCAGAAACATGATCGTTTCAAAactgaagaaaaatattttagttgcTCTCAGACTAAAAAGAAACGCTCACAAAAAAAACctcaaagaacaaaaacaaaaaaagctctTGCCTGCCctcattgtggaaagagtttcacacataaAGGAAACCTTAAAGTccacataagaattcacactggagagaagcctttcaaatgtcatgaatgtggaaagagtttcagatgGCCATGTAGTCTCAAAAATCATCTGTCctttcatactggagaaaagtcATATAGCTGTGATCAGTGCTGCAAAACATTTTGTTCAGTATCACTCTTAAGAACACACCGGACAATTCATCCAATTGAGAAGCCTTACTTGTGTTCACTTTGTGGAAACCATTTTTCCCAGCTGCACAatttaaaacagcaccagaaaAAACACACTGGTGTGCGAGATCATGTGTGCTCTGAATGTGGGAAGGCCTTTTACAGAGCTTCTAACTTGGAACGTCACCAAAGagtccatactggagaaaaaccttacaagtgttcatatTGTGAAAAAAGATTCAGTCATTCAGGAGCcctgaaatcacatgagagagtgcatactggagagaagccacaCCACTGCACTTCATGCGGTAAAAGCTTCATAACATCAGcacacctgaaaaaacatgagagagtacatactggagagaagccgttccaatgcacttcatgtgggaagaATTTCACCCAATCCAGCTGTCTACTGAAACACAGAAAAAAGCACTGTCCAGTATTGTTGGCACAGTGA